The following DNA comes from Bacteroidia bacterium.
GATTTTCCTGAAGGCAAATTTTTCCTGTTTTTAATATCCTTAACAGTTTTTATTGTCATTTTAATAACGGCAGGTGCCAGCACCACGAGCGCCTTTTCGCCAAGTTTTCTTAAAAAGCTCTTCCGGCTGCTATTCTTCGTTAATCTGCCAAGCAGGATCATTGTTCCTATATGTACAGCGCTGGTGCGCAACTGGTTTTTCATGCCCGGATTAGGAAGGATATTATTTGCCAATTGGTACATGACGTTGACCGGTTTCAGTGCAGTTCTCACCGTATTAAAATCCCGCTTCACGATTTGCCGCTGCAGGTCGAGCTTCAGCTCCAGCCGCTTCTTTTCTTCCTGAAGTTCCTTATAAGTCCTTATCCGCTTTCTTTCCATTTTCTGCATCCTTATTTTCAGGAAAAAAGACTGTTACCATTTTATTGAGAATAGGATTATAAATTAATTGCCTTTTAAAAATAAAAAATATGATCGTAAGTAAAAGATAAAACCCGGAAATAATGGCAAACCCAATGTAGTAATCGCCCAGCCATTTGCCCAGAAGCAGGGCTAACGCCACGCTGCTGAAAATGACAAAAAACAGGAAGAAACATGCAACAATGGCCAGACTGGCCAATGTTGAAAATGTGGACGAAAGCTTATCCAGCAATTGCAGCCTGAATAGCTCCAGCCGGGTTTCTATGTATTCAGCAAGATGGTGTACCGGTTCCTTCAGGTCCATAAGCACATATAAGCCCGTCCAGGGTTATTAATACAAAATTAAAACAGGTTCATAAAAGAAAAAAGATATGCCATATTCTGACATATCCTTTTCCTCATTTTTACAAAGAAATAAATTAGCGGGCCTTAGCCTTATCAAAATTTTCTTTTGCACCGGCCAGGTTTGATTTGATTTCATTCGTAGCAGTTTGGCTGGCTGTTTCAATTGAATCCATTGCCTGCGAAGCCTGCTGCTTCAGTTCGTCAGATAGCTTCTTTGCACTGTCCATTAGTCCGTGCCGGAAATCTTCGCCTTTTTCAGGAGCGAGGAGTAAACCTGCAACAGCTCCCACAGCCGCGCCTGCTATAAATGCGATTAATACTTTTTCAGTTGAGCCCATAGTATTGGATTTTTTAAAATTGTTGAAAAATGTGTTGGTTAAATCCTCAGTTGCTTTTTTCATAAAGTTCAAAATCATTTGGATGGAGATACGGAAGGCTGCTCATCACAGGTTACTTCCTTATTTCAAATTCAACTAATTAACCTCCAACCCTTGCTTTTGTTTACGTGAAAGTCATGGTGCGATCACTATTTTTTGTTCGAGCCGCGAAACGCCTGATTGCAGCCTGATAAGGTAGATTCCAGGCGGCAGGTTTGCGGGCCACCGGATTTCCTGCTCACGCACATCCTTCACTACCAGCCTCAACTGTTGCTTTCCGTAAGCATCTATCAGGCTGATGTGTCCGGTAAAAGGTTCGTCCAGTTGAACAATGGTTTTGCCCCTGGCAGGGTTTGGGGAAACGGAAAAAGATGGTTTGGCAGGTTCATTCATCCCGGTGCTGTGCCGGAAATTTCAATGATCATGTCATCATCCGGGCCTGGCGAGCCACGGCCATCCTTGTTGCTGGTGGCTATGAAAACGCGTCCATCAGGCGAAACGCACAAATCGCGCAGGCGGCCATAGCTGTCGTTTCCTGCGAAAAAGCTGTTTTCCTCTTCCACATCGGTGGCCGTTGCATTCAGCTTAAGCTGCACCAACCTCGAAGCTTTGAGTGTTGTCATCAAAATGCTGTTGTGCCATTCCGGAATTCCCCATCCTCCGTAGTAGTCAATTCCTGCAACTGCCAGAGTTGGGGTCCAGGCACTTACCGGCTCCACTACATCCGAGTCATTGCAAAAAATAATTTCCGCAGGCTCATTGCAAAATCCATTAACATCTGGCCATCCGTAGTTTCTTCCGCTATAAATGATGTTCAGTTCGTCATCGGAATTTGGGCCATGCTCTGAACTGTAAACCAGCCCTTTGGCCAGCACAAGTCCTTGTGCATTTCTATGGCCTTTGCTCCATAAATTATTGCCGGGAAACGGATTATTTGCGGGTATCTCGCCTTCAGCCGTCATTCGTAATACTTTACCGTTGAGGCTGCTATGGTCCTGGGGTGTCTGTGTATTGCCGGCATCGCCTGTTGTAATAAGCAGCGTATTATCAGGAAGAAATATCAGCCGGCAGCCATTATGGATGGCGCTGCCTGCAATCCCGTCCAGCAGGATCAAAGGATTGGTAAGCTGGTCGTCAGCGTAATCGTAGCGGGCTATTCTCACTTTTATTCCCTGGTCAAAATAGTTGTAAGCCACAAATACCCAGGAAGTATCCTCAAATGCCGGGTAAAGAGCCATGCCCATCAATCCCGCTTCGCTTACCTCATGCACATCGTCAATGGTCAGCAAGGGCATAACCTGTCCGTTTGCAGGATTTACCCGGCTTATGCGTCCATATCGTTCGGTCATCCAGATATGGTCATCCGGACCCCAGAGGATCTCCCAGGGAGTATCCAGACCGGTAGCCACTTCACGGGTAGTAAGCGTAGGCTGGGCTGCAGCCGCCACGCTGCAAAATGTGAAAAGCAGAAACAGAGATGCAGGCCGGAGGGCAATCATTGTTTAGAAGCTTATGAATTATCTGAAATTCTTGATTTAAAAATTCTATAACATTGAAAGAATGAGATGGTTTTTTCTCTTCCCCTTCGCTGAGCAATGCGCATTATCTGGATCCAGCTATCCACCGCCCCATTTCCTTCAGGCTGGCTTTTTTGCCATACATAAGAATGCCGGCCCGGTAAATTCGCCCGGCCAGCCATGTGGTGCCAAGAAAACCGGCCACCATAAGGCCCATTGAAAGCAGAAGCTGCCAGGCAGGAACTTCAAAGGGAATGCGTGCCATCATAATAACGGGCGAAGTGAACGGGATCATGCTCAGCCAGAATGCCAGGCCGCTATCAGGATTATTAATAAGTGCCGGAAGAGTCATAATGCTGAACAGCAACGGGACAGAAGCCGGGAACATGAATTGGTAGGTATCCGACTGGCTATCCACAGCCGCTGCAAAAGAGGCAAATAGGGAACTGTACAGGAGGTATCCAAAAAGGAAATAAAATCCGAAGCTAAACAAGAGGAGTCCGAGCGGCAACGTATCAATACTGGCCATTATATTTTGGAACATTTCCGCACCTTCGGGCCCCTGCGCCATTCCGGAATCTCCGGCCAAAGTCATTGAACCGGGATCAGGCATAAAAAGGAGGCTGGCAATTGATGTGAGGAGCACCGTCAGAATAATCCAGAAAGCAAACTGCGTAAGGCCCACCATTGCAATTCCCAGGATCTTTCCCAGCATCAATTGAAAGGGCTTTACCGAGCTTATGATGATCTCGACAATCCGGTTGGATTTTTCTTCCTGTACCCCTTTTAGTACCAGTCCACCATAGAGAAAAATAAAAAAGTAAATAAGAAAACCCCCTCCGAAAGCTGCGCCACTTGCGGCTGCCACGCTGCTCTCGCGCAAACCTGCTTCTCCCACTACCCTGCACCGGATCTTCACCCTGGCCGAAATGCTTTCAATGGTTTCCCGGCCAATTCCCAGGGCTGCCATTCTTCGCTCTTTCAGTTCATCAGAGAGTAAATCTTTTATATGGTTTGTAATTCCAATCCCAAGGTTTTTTGCGGAAATAATCTCTACGCTGTCCAGATCATTCTTCTCGAAAGGCGGAATGTGCAGGATCATTTCCGCATCGGTATTCTCCAGCAATTCCATCCGGAGATTTTCATCCATTAGCCCCTCTGCATACTGGAACGCCACCTCTCCTGAAGGATCCTGCATGCCGGCAAACTTCCCGCTCTCATCCACTACAATTACTTTATAGCGCTGCTCGCTGTCCATAGTAGCGATTAATACGGGAGCGGTAAACATCAGTACATACAGCAATGGACCAAGGAGCGTCAGGAAAATAAAGGTTTTGTTTTTGACGCGGCTCAGGTATTCACGCCTGATGATAAGCAGGATCTTTCTCATGCCGTTTTCTCTTTTACCAGCCTTATAAAAATATCATTGATGGATGGCAGTTCCTCTTCAAATCCGTGGATCTCCACACTTGCCATCAACTTTTGCAGCAATACGTTCGGGTGCTGCATTCCTTCCGAGCGGAAGGTAACGGTAGAGAATCCATCCTCGCGCAGTTTCTGGTTTTGCAAAACAAAACCCGCAGGAATGCCTTGTTCATCCAGTTCTCCACGGTAAATAACACGGTATATGTTTGCCTTAAAATTTTGCCGGATCTCATCTACCCTGCCGCCAATTACTTTCTTTGCCTTATTGATTAATACCATGAATTCACACATTTCCTCCACCTGTTCCATCCGGTGGGTTGAGAGAATGATGGTAGTTCCCTGGTTTCTGAGCCGGATCAACTCCTGCTTTATCGCCTCCGCATTTACGGGATCAAAACCGCTGAAAGGTTCATCCAGAATCAATAGCTCAGGGTTGTGAATCACGGTGGTGATAAACTGTATTTTTTGCTGCATCCCCTTACTGAGTTGCTCCACTTTCTTATCATACCAATCCATAATATCCAGTCGCTGCATCCATTGCCGTGCTTCTTCCCGCGCTTTGCTACCGGGCAATCCTTTCAATTGCGCCAGGTAGATCAATTGCTCCCCCACCTTCATTTTACGGTAGAGGCCCCGCTCCTCCGGCATGTACCCGATATTGCTGATATCGTCCCGTTTCATGGGTTGTCCTTTCAGCAGCACCTCACCGCTGTCAGCATCCAGGATCTGGTTTACGATCCTGATGAGCGTGCTCTTGCCAGCCCCGTTCGGTCCCAGCAGCCCGAAAATAGATTGCTTCGGTACCGAAAGACTCACCTGGTCCAGCGCCAGAAAGTCGCCATACCGTTTCGTTACCTCTTTAGCTTCAAGAATATTCATGCAACCCCTTTTGTAAAAATGAGCGCAAAAGTATAGCTCCCGTTACCAAAAGGAAATTGATGCGCGCTTTATATTCGGGCCTTAGCTTTGACTCATCCAAAAAAATTCCTGAAAGGCGTCTATTTAAATACACTGTGGTCATTTCTTAAAGTAACAAAGGCAGGCTATAGGGCTTAATATACAAGGTCATAAGCAATAAATTATTTCGATTGGAACATTCGGTAAAGGATTATCTTCAATTTTCCATAAGCACCAGCCAGATACTGATACACCCGATGCTTCTGATTCTGTTTCCAACATTACCCAGTCCCCTTCATACTCCTTTACTTCATAATAGTACTGTGTAAAATGAGAGTCTACAACAGGGCTATCAACATTTGGGTAGACTCTAAGTGGGTTATTGATAGGAAAGCCTAATAGCCGATCCTTCAAAAATTCTTCATATTTATAAAAACGTATGTATTTTTTTGAACCTAAAAAATCAACTTTTTTTTGTTCAAAGTATAGCTCGGTCGTTGAGTTTATTCTAAAACCTTCGATATAAAAGACACCTGCTTCAGGATCAAAAACTTTCGGCTTAATAATTTTCTCCCATGTAGAATTCGGTTCCTCCATCAAATCATATTCTTCATCCCCAAAAGATAGGGTTGTCGAATTAAGTTTTATATGGTTGCCATTTATTTTAAAAATCAATGTATCTTGTGTAGAGTTGTATAATTCATATAAATTAATTGAATACACTCCAAATTCTTTACTTTCTTGAATCGCATTATCATTGCCATGCATCTTTTTATTATTATCTCTATCATGAAATCCACACTTTATTAAAAGTGGCAATATGATAAAAAAATGAAGTTTCCTCATTTCCTGTAAATTTTTTCATTTTGATTCCCATATTCTTAACTTGAAGAATAATATAGATACGTACCGGGCAAGTTCTTCCATTCCACGTTCGCTACCATATAATGCCAAAGACCTTGATTTCCGCAACTCGGTTCGTTTGAACTCAATGTCACTGCTCCATGGTAAAAGTATCCCTACCGCCCTTAAACCGAAAATCCCTTGCAAGTTTATCAACTTACAAGGGATTGAGCGGTTGGTGGGCCCAGTAGGACTTGAACCTACGACCAACGGATTATGAGTCCGCTGCTCTAACCAACTGAGCTATGGGCCCGCTTTCCTTATGGCCTAACTTTGCACCATCTGAAAGGGGTGCAAAAATAGCGATTCCCTCGCAAATTCTACAAATAACCAAGCGCAGAAAATGATCAAAAACCTGATCCTGGATCTGGGAGGTGTAATCCTGGATATTGACTACCAGCGAACTGAAGAGGCTTTTATCGCGCTGGGAATAACGGATTTTGAAGAGATCTATTCTCAGATGCGCCAATCGCCCATTTTTGACCGGCTGGACACCGGGAAGATTGATGCAGATGAATTTCTTGATTCCCTGGCGGGGCACTGCAAAAAGCCCGTTTCCCGCGAACAGGTACGCGATGCCTGGAATCGTATGCTAATCGGACTGCCAGCAGAAAACCTTGAACTGCTCAGAGAGCTGAAACCTCATTTCCGGCTGTTTCTATTCAGCAACACCAATGCGATCCATTATCCGGAATTCAATGAATTGATCAGCAGGCAACACGGGATTGCGGATTTCTCCGGCCTTTTTGAGCGGGCTTACTACTCTCATTTGGCAAGGCTTCGTAAACCGGATGAGGCAGCTTTTAACCTGGTAGTACGCGAAAACAACCTTGCACCGCAGGAGACACTGTTCATTGATGATAGCCCTCAGCATGTTGAAGCTGCCCGGAGAACAGGTATCAGCGCTGTATTAAAGGACAAGGACGAATCGCTGAGGGAATTGCTGAAAAGATACCTGAAGTGGCCTGCTTTATAAGGATGCATAAAAAAACGGCAGGCATTGAATTAACTTCAATACCTGCCGTGTTATAAAGAATTCACCCATGAATTCTATCCTTTCGGATTACCATATATAATGCTTTCGGAACCGGAATGTTTACCAGGATATCCGTTTTTATAAATCACCTTTCCCCAGGGGTTTTTTCAGATTCGGTTAAAGTGATTGTATTTCAGCACAGAAACACTTGCCCTCCCGGTCCAAAGTTCTTGCAATGAACCCTTATCATTACCTTCGTTTCCAGCCATTAAAATCTGAATCCTATGAAGACATACTTCCTTTTGTCCCTCGCGATTTCATTTGCATGTATAGCCGCTGCCGGACCAGGTGATACCATCCGCGTCAGGAGCCACGAAAATGTGCATTGGGACTGGAACGGAAATAAAGATCGCATCGCGGTTTTTCCTCCCCCATCTCAGCAGTTCAGGCAGATACTATTGCACTACACGCTGGGCTGCCCCTCCACAGGTTGCAGCGAGTGGGACTACACCACCCAGATCCAGGTGCTCAGAAAAACCGGTAAGTGGGACTCAACCCTGGCGCTGGCTCCGGAGTTTACCGCAGACGGGCAGGAAATAGATACGTTCCACTACCGGACGGATCCTACGTACGTTCATTTTTTCAATACCAAAACAGGATTGACGGATTCCACACTTGCTGAAGACTGGAAGGTATTGCTTTACCAAGACCCACAAAACCCGCTGACACCAACCGATTCATTTATTGCATGGGAAGGAGATTTTTACAATTATGTTTTTAATATAAATGGAGATACGGTTGATTCCGTGTGGGTTCCGGCCACTTCCTCACTTTTCCTTTCTCACCATAAAATTTATACTCCGTATGAAGTGAAGGAGGCGGTGGAATTGGCCCGGGTCATCACGCCTTATGCCGGGAACTTCGACAGGAACTGGCAACATACCTGGACCTTTGACATAACGGATTACGAGCCGCTCCTCCTCGATTCAACAGAAATACGGGCCCGGTATGACGGCTGGCAGGATGGATTCACCATTACCCTGGATTTTGAGCTGATAGAAGGCATGGCCCCGCGAAAAGTACTGGCCATACAAAATTTGTGGCAAGGGGCTTTTCAATATGGGGTAGCTTCCAATCCAATAGAAAGCAGGCTGGTGGAACGGGAGGTGACCATCCCTGCAGAAGCGAAGGGCGCCAGCGTGCGCATTCTCCCCAGTGGCCACGGCTTTGGTGGCAACGAAAACTGCGCTGAGTTCTGTCCTAAAGATTATTACCTGAAAGTAAACGGGCAGCAGCGATTTTCACAACTCATCTGGAAGGACGACTGCGGTCTGAACCCGGTCTACCCCCAGGCCGGCACCTGGCTCTACGATCGCGCCAACTGGTGCCCCGGTGGAGCTGCCATTGCCTTCGATCATGAGATCACACCCTGGATGGCGCCCGGCAGCAACATGAAGCTGGACATGGACCTGGAGCCTTACAGCTACAATGGTAGCGGCAGCACGCCAGTCTACATTATCGCTGCACAACTATTTACTTATGGTGAAATAACTTATGAGAATGACGCAACCGTTTCCGCCATCATCGCCCCAACCCAGGACGAAAATCATATCCGCCAGAATCCGGTTTGTGCCAATGCGATCATCGAAATTCAGAACCTGGGATCGGCCACCCTCGAAAGCGTGGAGATTATCTACGGTCCCAAAGGTGGCCACCTCGATCTATATACGTGGACCGGCAGCCTGGCATTTGGAGAAAAAGCGGAGGTGGCGCTTCCGGGCAGGTTGTTTTATACCGCCTCTCAGGATGTGGCAACTTTTACAGCCGAGGTACGAAACCCCAATGGAAAGCCTGATGAAAATGATTTGAACAATAAAATGGAATCTCCTTTCGATGTGCCTGAGAAATTGCCTGAGACCGTGGTGCTGTGGCTGAAAACAAATTCCGCTGGAAATGAATCTTCCTACCGGGTTACAAACTATAAAGGGGAGACGCTGTATCAGCGTTCCGGCATGGCGAATAATACAATCTATAAGGACACTTTTAATTTCCCTGATGCAATAGGTTGCTATACATTGGAAATAGATGACGCGGGAAAAGACGGGCTGAGCTTCTGGGCCAATTCAGCAGGAACGGGTTATGCGCGTTTGATGAAAGGCTCCGGCTCCCTGGGCCTGTTGAAAAATTTCGATCCTGATTTTGGAACGCAGATCCGTTACAGTTTCACGGTAGGATACACAGTGGATGTGCAGGAAACGGAACGCAACACCACATTTCTACAGGTATTTCCGAATCCCACAAAAGAACGCTTGTTTATTGACCTCGTATTACCACAGAAAGCGCCAGTACATTTTGAACTTTATAATGCAGCCGGACAACTAAAAAAGCAAGCTCAGATTTTGGATTATCAAAACCAGGGTATTGATTTAAATATAGCTGATTATGAACAAGGTATTTATTTGATCCGCGTTCGTTCCGGCAACAATGTTTGGGTAAAGCGGGTGCTGAAGCACTAATTTATCAAGCCTATTGTTATGTTATTTCAAAGCCAAAAATTAAAGCTTAAAAATCCGGGAAAACGCAGCCTTATTTACAAATCACAACATGAGGACAGATAGCCGCATCTTTGCAGCTTCGGAAAATACAAAAAGCTATTCATGCTCATCCATCGTGACACCTTGATCTCTGACGAAGTAATAACCGAGGACTTTGTCTGCAACATCAGCAAATGCAAAGGCATCTGCTGCGTGGAGGGAGATTTTGGCGCTCCGCTCGAAGAGGAGGAGATAAACCACATAAAGGCTGATTACAAAAAGATAAAGCCTTACATGACTGAGGCCGGAAGGCACGTAGTGAAGGAGAAGGGATTCTATGAGCAGGATCCGGAACATGAGCTGGTGACCACGCTGGTAAAAGGCCGTGAATGTGTTTTTGCAAAAAACGAAAACGGCACCTGGCAGTGCGCTATTGAACAGGCATTCCAGGATGGAAAAACTGAATTTCGCAAACCACTTTCATGTCACCTTTATCCGGTTCGCATCAGCAAAATTGGTTCGCTGACGGCCCTGAATTATGATCGCTGGGCCATCTGTGGTGATGCCTGCAAACTGGGATCTGAATTAAAAGTGCGGGTATATAAATTCTGCAAGGATTCGCTCATCCGCAAATTTGGCGAGGAATGGTACGGGGAATTGACAGAGGTCGCAAACGATTACATTGAGGCAACTGAAATGACAAAAGAATGACCGGCTGGAAATACAATATTTTGATGATTTCGCTTTTGATGCTGTGGAGTTGCGGCCCATCCAGATCCGGCAATAAGTCCGAAACTGAGGAGGCTCCCGCCATTTCGCAGCAGGAAATGCCTCCCCAAGAAATGATCGCTTGCGACAGCGCCATAACACAGGAAGTTGACACTCCGCCCCTGTTTCCTGATGGAGATCAGGCGCTGGCCATGTATTTTTATAAAACGCTCAGGATCCCTAACCCACACCGCTCCCTCGAAAAAACCGGTACGATCTCTTTCGTGGTGGACTGCAATGGGCGCGCTAAGGATTTCAGAGCCGTCAGCAGCATCCATGCTGATGTTGACCGGATTATTGAATATGCAGTTTTAAAAATGCCGGCATGGAATGCAGCCGTCAAGGACGGCCAGGCGGTAAATCACCGGGTTTGTTTCAGAGTACAGGTGGTGCGGGGTTCCACGGCTTTTCAGCCCCAGGATTGCGATTAATCATCGTAGCCTTTTGCTTTATTTAATTTCCGGTTATTCTATTAAATATCCACTCCATACAGATCCGGTATCTTCGGATTTGTTTAAATTAAATCTACTATTACAGAACCCTGTAAACCACGGATTGCCCGCTGATCCAGGCGCTCAACAATCAGCCTGCATTCTCCGTTTTGCTATAATGTTTTATTCCCCAAAATATAAACCGGGAATAATAATTCATTAAATCATATTTTATTTTTATTAGAATTTGAATTTTAAAGCGGAAATAAATGAGTTTAAATGACTACCGGGAAAAGCGCGATTTCTCTAAAACCAGTGAACCGGAAGCCGGCAAAAAATCAGATTCCGAATCCATTTTCGTTGTGCAGCGCCATGATGCCAGAAACCTGCACTATGACTTACGGCTGGAGATGGAGGGCGTGCTGAAAAGCTGGGCAATTCCCAAAGGTCCTTCTATGAATCCTGCTGACAAACGCCTGGCTATGCAAACTGAAGATCATCCTTTCGGCTACAAAGACTTTGAAGGGGAAATACCAAAAGGTGAATATGGCGCTGGTTCGGTTGAAATATGGGACGCAGGAAAACTCACGGCTCCCGGCAACACCAATCCTGATAAAGCCGCGAAACAACTCCTGAACGGCCTGCACAATGGCCACCTGAAATTTGAATTGCACGGGGAAAAATTACAGGGTGGTTTCGCTTTAATTAAATTAAAGGATGAAAAACAAAAGAATGCCTGGCTGCTGATTAAGGAAAATGATAAATTTGCCACAGACGAGCCTTACAACAGCGAAACGCACATTAAGCCCGGCTCCAAAATTCCACCTAAAGATATAGAGCCGTCACCCCTTACGGCAGAGCAGGTGCAGGATTTGCTGAAGCCTATTCCTGCCGGAGCCAAAAAGGCTAACATACCTGAAGTGTTCCAGCCTATGCTTGCCAGCCTCATTGACCAACCTTTTTCCGACAAGGACTGGCTTTTTGAAATTAAATGGGACGGCTACCGGGCACTTGCATTTGTAGATAAAGGCACGGCAAATCTCTATTCGCGAAATAAATTATTATTCAAAAAATATATCCCGTTAAATAAAGAGTTGGAAAGGCTGCAGGCAAGTGCCGTAATTGATGGGGAAATAGTAGTGGTGGATGAAAATGGCCATGCGGATTTTCAAAAAATGCAGCACTACAGCCGGAAGTATGAAGATCGGTTGCAATACCAGGTGTTTGATTTAATTTATTTAAATGGCCATAATTTAATAAACGTGCCTCTGCTGGAACGCAAAAAACTTTTACAACGACTGGTCACGGGATTTAATCAAATTATTTATAGCGATCATATTATAGAAAAAGGCGAAGAATTTTACGCTCTTGCCGAAAGCCATGAACTGGAGGGAATTATTGGAAAGCTGGGCGCTGGCCCTTACCGGCCGGGCAAGCGCAGCCCGGATTGGGTGAAAATGAAAATACTAAAAACGCAGGAAGCTGTAGTAGGTGGATATACGTTACCAAAGAGCGGACGACAGTATTTTGGTTCGTTGCTGCTGGGGGTTTATGACGGGAAAAAGTTCCGTTTTATTGGCAGCAGTGGCGGAGGATTCGACCAGAAAATGCTGAAGGAGGTATATGGTGCTATGCAACCTCTGCGCATTGAAAATAAGCCATTTGCCAATAAAGTTCCGGTAGCAAAAAATGCGGTGTGGGTAAAGCCTGAACTGGTGTGCGAAGTTGCGTTTTCAGAATTCACGAATGATGGGATAATGCGCCACCCGGTGTTCCGGGGGATGCGGGATGACAAAAACCCACGGGAAATTGTAAGAGAAATACCGCAGCCCGGCAGTGTTGTAAAACAAGAGGCAAAGCCGGTTCAAAACCAAAATTCTAAAGCCGGAGCAGCGAAAAACAAAAGTAAAATTATAGTTGGGAAACAGGCTGTCTCCATTAGCAATACGAACAAGGTTTATTGGCCGGAAGAAGGCTATACTAAGGGAAACCTGGTGGAATATTATCATAAAATGGCGGAGTATATTGTCCCTTATTTAAAAGACCGTCCGCAGTCGCTGCACCGCCATCCTGACGGCATAAATGGGGAGGCCTTTTACCAAAAAGATATGGGCACGCTCCCACCCTCCTGGATAGCACGATACAAGGTGCCCAGAAACTCTGCAGATGCGGACATTAACTACATGCTGGTGCAGGATGCCGCTTCGCTGCTGTGGATGGTAAACCTGGGATGCATTGAGATCAATCCCTGGAGTTCACGCGTGCAGCAGCCGGATCATCCTGATTACGTAGTGATAGACATTGATCCTGCACAAAACACGTTTGAGGAGGTAATTGAAGTGGCACTGGCCGTGAAGGAGGTTTTGGATGAAGCGGCCATAGCAGGATATCCGAAAACATCCGGGGCCACAGGAATGCATATTTACATACCGCTTGGCGCGAAGCATACCTATGAGCAGGGAAAGAATTTTGCGCATTTGATTGCCTACCTGACCCACAGGAAACTTCCAAAACTCACCAGCATAGCCCGGATGACGAAACTCCGGACAAAGCAGGTGTACCTTGATTATCTGCAAAACAACAAGGGCCAAACCCTCGCTTCCGTATACAGTGTTCGCCCGCGACCAGGCGCCACCGTTTCCACCCCGCTGAAGTGGGAGGAGGTAAAGAGCGGCCTGCATCCTTCACAGTTC
Coding sequences within:
- a CDS encoding T9SS type A sorting domain-containing protein; the encoded protein is MNEPAKPSFSVSPNPARGKTIVQLDEPFTGHISLIDAYGKQQLRLVVKDVREQEIRWPANLPPGIYLIRLQSGVSRLEQKIVIAP
- a CDS encoding PQQ-dependent sugar dehydrogenase, with product MIALRPASLFLLFTFCSVAAAAQPTLTTREVATGLDTPWEILWGPDDHIWMTERYGRISRVNPANGQVMPLLTIDDVHEVSEAGLMGMALYPAFEDTSWVFVAYNYFDQGIKVRIARYDYADDQLTNPLILLDGIAGSAIHNGCRLIFLPDNTLLITTGDAGNTQTPQDHSSLNGKVLRMTAEGEIPANNPFPGNNLWSKGHRNAQGLVLAKGLVYSSEHGPNSDDELNIIYSGRNYGWPDVNGFCNEPAEIIFCNDSDVVEPVSAWTPTLAVAGIDYYGGWGIPEWHNSILMTTLKASRLVQLKLNATATDVEEENSFFAGNDSYGRLRDLCVSPDGRVFIATSNKDGRGSPGPDDDMIIEISGTAPG
- a CDS encoding HAD family phosphatase, whose translation is MIKNLILDLGGVILDIDYQRTEEAFIALGITDFEEIYSQMRQSPIFDRLDTGKIDADEFLDSLAGHCKKPVSREQVRDAWNRMLIGLPAENLELLRELKPHFRLFLFSNTNAIHYPEFNELISRQHGIADFSGLFERAYYSHLARLRKPDEAAFNLVVRENNLAPQETLFIDDSPQHVEAARRTGISAVLKDKDESLRELLKRYLKWPAL
- a CDS encoding phage holin family protein; the protein is MDLKEPVHHLAEYIETRLELFRLQLLDKLSSTFSTLASLAIVACFFLFFVIFSSVALALLLGKWLGDYYIGFAIISGFYLLLTIIFFIFKRQLIYNPILNKMVTVFFPENKDAENGKKADKDL
- a CDS encoding ATP-binding cassette domain-containing protein; amino-acid sequence: MNILEAKEVTKRYGDFLALDQVSLSVPKQSIFGLLGPNGAGKSTLIRIVNQILDADSGEVLLKGQPMKRDDISNIGYMPEERGLYRKMKVGEQLIYLAQLKGLPGSKAREEARQWMQRLDIMDWYDKKVEQLSKGMQQKIQFITTVIHNPELLILDEPFSGFDPVNAEAIKQELIRLRNQGTTIILSTHRMEQVEEMCEFMVLINKAKKVIGGRVDEIRQNFKANIYRVIYRGELDEQGIPAGFVLQNQKLREDGFSTVTFRSEGMQHPNVLLQKLMASVEIHGFEEELPSINDIFIRLVKEKTA
- a CDS encoding peptide-N-glycosidase F-related protein, producing MKTYFLLSLAISFACIAAAGPGDTIRVRSHENVHWDWNGNKDRIAVFPPPSQQFRQILLHYTLGCPSTGCSEWDYTTQIQVLRKTGKWDSTLALAPEFTADGQEIDTFHYRTDPTYVHFFNTKTGLTDSTLAEDWKVLLYQDPQNPLTPTDSFIAWEGDFYNYVFNINGDTVDSVWVPATSSLFLSHHKIYTPYEVKEAVELARVITPYAGNFDRNWQHTWTFDITDYEPLLLDSTEIRARYDGWQDGFTITLDFELIEGMAPRKVLAIQNLWQGAFQYGVASNPIESRLVEREVTIPAEAKGASVRILPSGHGFGGNENCAEFCPKDYYLKVNGQQRFSQLIWKDDCGLNPVYPQAGTWLYDRANWCPGGAAIAFDHEITPWMAPGSNMKLDMDLEPYSYNGSGSTPVYIIAAQLFTYGEITYENDATVSAIIAPTQDENHIRQNPVCANAIIEIQNLGSATLESVEIIYGPKGGHLDLYTWTGSLAFGEKAEVALPGRLFYTASQDVATFTAEVRNPNGKPDENDLNNKMESPFDVPEKLPETVVLWLKTNSAGNESSYRVTNYKGETLYQRSGMANNTIYKDTFNFPDAIGCYTLEIDDAGKDGLSFWANSAGTGYARLMKGSGSLGLLKNFDPDFGTQIRYSFTVGYTVDVQETERNTTFLQVFPNPTKERLFIDLVLPQKAPVHFELYNAAGQLKKQAQILDYQNQGIDLNIADYEQGIYLIRVRSGNNVWVKRVLKH
- a CDS encoding YtxH domain-containing protein → MKKATEDLTNTFFNNFKKSNTMGSTEKVLIAFIAGAAVGAVAGLLLAPEKGEDFRHGLMDSAKKLSDELKQQASQAMDSIETASQTATNEIKSNLAGAKENFDKAKAR
- a CDS encoding ABC transporter permease is translated as MRKILLIIRREYLSRVKNKTFIFLTLLGPLLYVLMFTAPVLIATMDSEQRYKVIVVDESGKFAGMQDPSGEVAFQYAEGLMDENLRMELLENTDAEMILHIPPFEKNDLDSVEIISAKNLGIGITNHIKDLLSDELKERRMAALGIGRETIESISARVKIRCRVVGEAGLRESSVAAASGAAFGGGFLIYFFIFLYGGLVLKGVQEEKSNRIVEIIISSVKPFQLMLGKILGIAMVGLTQFAFWIILTVLLTSIASLLFMPDPGSMTLAGDSGMAQGPEGAEMFQNIMASIDTLPLGLLLFSFGFYFLFGYLLYSSLFASFAAAVDSQSDTYQFMFPASVPLLFSIMTLPALINNPDSGLAFWLSMIPFTSPVIMMARIPFEVPAWQLLLSMGLMVAGFLGTTWLAGRIYRAGILMYGKKASLKEMGRWIAGSR